A section of the Telopea speciosissima isolate NSW1024214 ecotype Mountain lineage chromosome 3, Tspe_v1, whole genome shotgun sequence genome encodes:
- the LOC122654311 gene encoding probable mitochondrial-processing peptidase subunit beta, mitochondrial has protein sequence MAIKQLLTLARRSQKPSFLSPRFMQPVRSASNAPAVATSLSPPAPDVMIYDRRAEEVKAKLKSLENPDPRFLQHGSPHPVLVDHTKILSAPETRLTTLPNGLRIATESNLACQTATVGVWIDAGSRFETEETNGTAHFLEHMIFKGTEKRSVRVLEEEIENMGGHLNAYTSREQTTYFAKVMANDVPKALDILADILQNSCFDEQLITRERDVILREMEEVEKQAEEVIFDHLHATAFQYTPLGRTILGPAQNIKTITKDHLKNYISTHYTAPRMVISAAGAVKHEDIVEQVKKLFTKLSSDPTTTSQLVTKEPAIFTGSEVRIIDDDVPLAQIAVAFDGASWTDPDSIALMVMQAMLGSWNKSAGGGKHMGSELAQKVGINEIAESMMAFNTNYKDTGLFGVYAIAQPDCLADLSHAIMYEISKLSYRVSEADVTRARNQLKSSLQLHIDGTSPVAEDIGRQLLTYGRRIPIAELFARIDAVDASTVKRVAHRFIFDRDIAISAMGPIQNLPDYNWFRRRTYWLRY, from the exons ATGGCGATTAAGCAGCTTCTAACCCTAGCTCGCAGGTCTCAAAAACCTTCGTTTTTATCCCCTCGTTTTATGCAACCCGTTCGTTCTGCCTCTAATGCTCCTGCGGTTGCGACTTCACTATCACCTCCAGCTCCGGATGTCATGATCTACGATAGACGTGCAGAAGAAGTTAAGGCGAAGCTTAAGAGTTTAGAGAACCCCGATCCTCGATTCCTCCAGCACGGTTCTCCTCATCCGGTACTCGTTGATCACACGAAGATCCTATCGGCGCCTGAAACTCGCTTGACGACTCTACCCAATGGTCTCCGTATTGCAACGGAGTCGAACCTCGCCTGTCAGACCGCCACGGTTGGTGTCTGGATTGATGCCGGGAGTAGGTTTGAGACTGAAGAGACGAACGGTACTGCGCATTTCCTTGAACATATGATCTTCAAGGGAACGGAGAAGAGGTCTGTGAGAGTTTTGGAGGAGGAGATCGAGAACATGGGAGGACACTTGAATGCATATACTTCTAGAGAACAAACCACTTATTTCGCTAAGGTCATGGCCAATGATGTGCCGAAGGCACTTGACATTCTTGCTGATATATTGCAAAATTCGTGCTTTGATGAGCAGCTGATCACCCGCGAGCGGGACGTTATTCTTCGTGAGATGGAAGAG GTGGAGAAGCAAGCCGAAGAGGTTATTTTTGACCATTTGCATGCGACTGCATTTCAATACACCCCCCTGGGCAGAACCATCCTGGGACCTGCTCAAAATATCAAGACAATCACGAAAGATCATCTTAAGAATTACATTTCCACTCATTACACAGCTCCAAGAATG GTTATTTCTGCTGCTGGAGCTGTCAAACATGAGGATATTGTTGAGCAAGTGAAGAAGCTTTTTACAAAGCTATCTTCGGATCCAACCACTACTTCTCAGTTGGTTACAAAGGAGCCGGCAATTTTTACTGGTTCTGAG GTTCGTATAATTGATGATGATGTTCCTCTTGCACAAATTGCTGTTGCATTTGACGGCGCATCATGGACGGATCCAGATTCAATTGCATTAATGGTCATGCAAGCTATGCTGGGTTCATGGAATAAAAGTGCTGGCGGAGGAAAGCACATGGG TTCAGAGCTTGCTCAGAAGGTTGGCATAAATGAAATAGCAGAGAGCATGATGGCTTTCAATACAAACTATAAGGATACAGGACTGTTTGGTGTCTATGCTATTGCCCAG CCTGATTGCTTGGCTGATTTGTCACATGCAATTATGTACGAGATAAGCAAGCTATCTTATCGGGTTTCAGAAGCTGATGTTACACGTGCTCGTAATCAG TTGAAATCTTCTCTGCAACTTCACATTGATGGAACCAGCCCAGTTGCAGAAGATATTGGTCGTCAG CTACTAACATATGGCCGGAGAATTCCAATTGCTGAGTTGTTCGCAAGGATTGATGCTGTGGATGCAAGCACAGTCAAACGTGTTGCACACAGATTTATATTTGACCGG GACATCGCCATTTCTGCCATGGGACCCATCCAAAATCTTCCTGATTACAATTGGTTCAGGCGCAGGACATACTGGCTTCGCTATTAg
- the LOC122654313 gene encoding biotin carboxyl carrier protein of acetyl-CoA carboxylase, chloroplastic-like isoform X1: MASFSVSCPNSSAFSVCGSQPQNPKQSKVSFLPASTLTPPSSSLLAGSSALLRLQGPLRSRSAVCKVAIEKSSNSAPVLETKLEVPSLQPKDEPGEPAPQNTVPDASSISAFMAQVSDLVKLVDSRDIMELHLKQQDCELIIRKKEALPQPPAAPPVFMMQPPSPQAMPSQLPAPQSSAPSSPAPAAPALPAPAKKSKSSHPPMKCPMAGTFYRSPAPGEPVFVKVGDKVKKGEVVCIIEAMKLMNEVEADQSGTIVDIMVENGKPVSLDMPLFVIEP, translated from the exons ATGGCATCTTTCTCTGTATCCTGCCCCAACTCTTCTGCGTTTTCTGTCTGCGGATCGCAACCACAGAATCCGAAGCAGTCGAAGGTCTCCTTCCTTCCGGCTTCAACATTAACTCCACCATCTTCGTCATTGCTAGCTGGATCTTCGGCGCTTCTGAGACTTCAG GGGCCTTTGCGGAGCCGATCAGCTGTTTGCAAG GTTGCCATTGAAAAATCATCAAATTCTGCTCCCGTACTTGAGACCAAGTTGGAAGTTCCATCCTTACAGCCAAAAGATGAGCCAGGAGAGCCTGCTCCCCAAAACACAGTTCCAGATGCATCATCCATTTCCGCATTCATGGCTCAAGTTTCCGACCTTGTGAA GCTTGTGGATTCACGAGATATTATGGAGCTTCACCTGAAGCAACAAGATTGCGAGCTcataataaggaaaaaagaagcttTGCCTCAGCCTCCAGCTGCACCACCTGTTTTCATGATGCAACCCCCTTCACCTCAAGCTATGCCATCTCAACTGCCAGCACCTCAGTCTTCTGCTCCCAGTTCTCCTGCTCCAGCAGCCCCTGCCCTACCTGCTCCTGCGAAGAAGAGCAAGTCGTCtcacccacctatgaaatgccCCATGGCTGGAACCTTCTATCGGTCTCCTGCACCTGGTGAACCAGTATTTGTGAAG GTTGGAGATAAGGTCAAGAAAGGCGAGGTTGTCTGCATTATTGAGGCCATGAAACTGATGAATGAGGTTGAA GCTGATCAATCAGGAACCATAGTCGACATAATGGTCGAGAATGGAAAACCAGTTAGTCTGGACATG CCTCTATTTGTCATTGAGCCTTGA
- the LOC122654313 gene encoding biotin carboxyl carrier protein of acetyl-CoA carboxylase, chloroplastic-like isoform X2, with protein sequence MASFSVSCPNSSAFSVCGSQPQNPKQSKVSFLPASTLTPPSSSLLAGSSALLRLQGPLRSRSAVCKVAIEKSSNSAPVLETKLEVPSLQPKDEPGEPAPQNTVPDASSISAFMAQVSDLVKLVDSRDIMELHLKQQDCELIIRKKEALPQPPAAPPVFMMQPPSPQAMPSQLPAPQSSAPSSPAPAAPALPAPAKKSKSSHPPMKCPMAGTFYRSPAPGEPVFVKVGDKVKKGEVVCIIEAMKLMNEVEADQSGTIVDIMVENGKPVSLDMPLFVIEP encoded by the exons ATGGCATCTTTCTCTGTATCCTGCCCCAACTCTTCTGCGTTTTCTGTCTGCGGATCGCAACCACAGAATCCGAAGCAGTCGAAGGTCTCCTTCCTTCCGGCTTCAACATTAACTCCACCATCTTCGTCATTGCTAGCTGGATCTTCGGCGCTTCTGAGACTTCAG GGGCCTTTGCGGAGCCGATCAGCTGTTTG CAAGGTTGCCATTGAAAAATCATCAAATTCTGCTCCCGTACTTGAGACCAAGTTGGAAGTTCCATCCTTACAGCCAAAAGATGAGCCAGGAGAGCCTGCTCCCCAAAACACAGTTCCAGATGCATCATCCATTTCCGCATTCATGGCTCAAGTTTCCGACCTTGTGAA GCTTGTGGATTCACGAGATATTATGGAGCTTCACCTGAAGCAACAAGATTGCGAGCTcataataaggaaaaaagaagcttTGCCTCAGCCTCCAGCTGCACCACCTGTTTTCATGATGCAACCCCCTTCACCTCAAGCTATGCCATCTCAACTGCCAGCACCTCAGTCTTCTGCTCCCAGTTCTCCTGCTCCAGCAGCCCCTGCCCTACCTGCTCCTGCGAAGAAGAGCAAGTCGTCtcacccacctatgaaatgccCCATGGCTGGAACCTTCTATCGGTCTCCTGCACCTGGTGAACCAGTATTTGTGAAG GTTGGAGATAAGGTCAAGAAAGGCGAGGTTGTCTGCATTATTGAGGCCATGAAACTGATGAATGAGGTTGAA GCTGATCAATCAGGAACCATAGTCGACATAATGGTCGAGAATGGAAAACCAGTTAGTCTGGACATG CCTCTATTTGTCATTGAGCCTTGA
- the LOC122656888 gene encoding F-box protein At5g39250-like, whose protein sequence is MTYGEALKVVFPLLDGKDLASCMCVCKQWRDFARDDYFWKCLCAKRWPSICKRPTPPPLSYHKLFQMSYKHHHQKTLLPPRLSFDDLEFYVDIWAEERIIFSEMVPGSVLRGGMKDLPPGICEMLRFHLEGPEYKMIIPVEPKFNIPLSQTVSVSVLVGRRDNNKVACIVNKSFFDYIDRTAYRALAFDYLDFSPVYPFISGIRAWVSLLFMEDGGDGVIDVFGFELDFCDVANSENEVLWLLDMLDWK, encoded by the coding sequence ATGACATATGGGGAAGCCTTGAAAGTTGTATTTCCGCTTTTGGATGGCAAAGACCTTGCTTCATGTATGTGTGTATGTAAACAGTGGAGAGATTTTGCAAGAGATGATTATTTTTGGAAATGCTTATGTGCCAAGCGATGGCCCTCAATCTGCAAGAGGCCTACACCTCCCCCTTTATCCTATCACAAGCTCTTCCAGATGTCTTATAAACACCACCATCAGAAAACTCTTCTTCCCCCAAGACTCTCCTTTGATGACTTGGAGTTCTACGTAGACATATGGGCTGAAGAAAGAATAATCTTCTCAGAAATGGTCCCAGGCTCCGTCCTTCGAGGGGGGATGAAGGACCTGCCTCCTGGAATTTGTGAAATGTTGAGGTTTCACCTGGAGGGTCCCGAGTACAAGATGATAATACCTGTTGAGCCTAAGTTCAACATTCCTCTGAGCCAGACCGTTAGTGTCTCTGTGCTTGTGGGTCGGAGGGATAACAACAAGGTAGCTTGCATTGTCAACAAATCCTTTTTTGATTACATAGATCGGACAGCATACAGAGCCCTCGCTTTTGATTACCTCGACTTCTCCCCGGTCTACCCATTCATCTCAGGCATCCGTGCTTGGGTTTCGTTGCTCTTCATGGAGGATGGAGGTGATGGAGTTATTGATGTTTTTGGATTCGAGTTGGACTTCTGTGATGTTGCGAACTCTGAAAATGAGGTTTTGTGGCTGCTAGACATGCTTGATTGGAAATAA